In the genome of Spirochaetia bacterium, one region contains:
- a CDS encoding TetR/AcrR family transcriptional regulator, producing the protein MTKESQIPNASRSGHSVKNPVQKRSIQKKERIIASAFRLFKTMDYNSVSIRLIAREAGVSIGILYSYFANKQDIFFAARGLYRDEIYHRFLETIEKKIDVSDSLENAIVMVLETLDASICDFEIFHRQILLFSLSDASVAKNQMNLEKKYATAVSAVFFEKFKDKIAIANTAAVTYLLHRILKETVERLLFFPSEISKEEVFHEVSKMLADYLREQ; encoded by the coding sequence ATGACAAAAGAATCACAGATACCGAATGCCAGCAGATCCGGGCATTCGGTAAAGAATCCAGTGCAGAAGAGATCAATACAGAAAAAAGAAAGGATCATTGCCTCTGCATTCCGATTATTCAAGACAATGGACTATAATTCAGTGAGTATCAGGTTGATCGCCCGGGAAGCAGGGGTTTCAATCGGCATACTCTATTCCTATTTTGCGAACAAGCAGGATATCTTCTTTGCGGCCAGAGGGCTTTACCGTGATGAGATCTATCATCGGTTTCTCGAAACGATTGAAAAAAAGATAGATGTTTCCGATTCTCTCGAAAATGCCATAGTAATGGTTCTGGAAACTCTAGATGCCAGTATCTGCGATTTTGAGATTTTCCATCGTCAGATTCTGCTGTTTTCACTTTCTGATGCATCAGTAGCGAAGAATCAAATGAACTTGGAAAAGAAATATGCCACAGCAGTGTCTGCTGTGTTCTTTGAAAAATTCAAAGATAAGATTGCCATTGCAAATACAGCTGCCGTAACATACCTCTTACACCGTATACTGAAGGAAACAGTGGAAAGACTGCTGTTTTTTCCCTCTGAGATTTCCAAAGAAGAGGTTTTTCACGAAGTGTCAAAAATGCTGGCAGATTACTTGAGGGAACAATAG
- a CDS encoding amidohydrolase, translating to MDALFDCIVKKMIDFGEDVFRHPELGYREFRTSAKVKQLLDDEGIHWTEAAYTGLTAVIDGGFPGPEITLVCELDAVPTLGHPYAEKETSAAHTCGHYAQLGIMLAVFLYLHRSGVLASLSGRVRLVVTPAEEYCDLAYRNDLIKKGVVSFASGKRELIHEGIFKSADLILSCHTMGIDQDRWDAEVGSTLNGFMYKKATFIGKGAHAGSNPAGGINALNAADLAMTAINFQRETFREEDAIRVHYILSNGGLTINSIPEKTVLELYVRGKTLEVIKETNQKVDNCLKAGALAIGAKVEIADSMGYLPLFQDSALTAVVKQQIEKTCVAPRIAEGTHGFASGDMGDLSQIYPTVEIGISGFEGHIHGSDFKTKDTGRAYREPAAYFVATVIALLRDHAAKANEVKSSFNRRLNEKEYFELIANLSGVHMY from the coding sequence ATGGACGCATTGTTTGATTGCATTGTCAAGAAGATGATTGACTTTGGTGAGGATGTCTTCAGACATCCTGAACTTGGATACAGGGAATTTCGGACCAGTGCCAAGGTTAAACAATTACTGGATGATGAAGGGATTCATTGGACTGAAGCAGCGTATACAGGTTTGACTGCCGTTATCGACGGTGGATTTCCAGGTCCGGAAATAACACTAGTCTGTGAGCTCGATGCGGTTCCTACTCTCGGACATCCCTATGCGGAAAAAGAAACTTCGGCAGCACATACTTGTGGACATTATGCGCAGCTGGGCATAATGCTGGCTGTTTTTCTATACTTGCACCGTTCCGGTGTCTTGGCATCCCTGTCTGGTCGTGTGAGACTTGTGGTCACGCCTGCTGAGGAATATTGTGACCTTGCCTATCGTAACGATCTGATCAAGAAGGGAGTTGTCAGCTTTGCTTCAGGTAAACGGGAGTTGATTCATGAAGGCATCTTCAAATCTGCGGATCTGATTCTTTCCTGCCATACCATGGGCATTGACCAGGATCGCTGGGATGCGGAAGTCGGGTCAACCCTCAATGGGTTTATGTACAAGAAGGCGACGTTCATCGGCAAGGGCGCCCATGCCGGTTCGAATCCTGCAGGAGGCATCAATGCCCTCAATGCAGCAGATCTTGCCATGACTGCCATAAATTTCCAAAGGGAAACCTTTCGGGAAGAAGATGCGATCAGAGTACATTACATTCTTTCCAACGGCGGGCTTACCATCAATAGCATTCCAGAAAAAACCGTCCTGGAACTCTATGTCAGGGGAAAGACCCTGGAAGTAATCAAAGAGACGAACCAGAAGGTCGATAATTGCCTGAAGGCCGGTGCCCTTGCCATTGGTGCAAAGGTCGAGATTGCAGATAGCATGGGTTATCTGCCATTGTTCCAGGACTCAGCACTGACAGCGGTAGTCAAGCAGCAGATTGAGAAAACCTGTGTTGCTCCGAGGATTGCAGAAGGAACACATGGCTTTGCAAGCGGTGATATGGGCGACTTGTCACAGATTTATCCTACGGTCGAAATCGGTATTTCGGGATTTGAGGGCCATATACATGGCAGTGACTTCAAAACCAAAGATACCGGACGTGCTTATCGTGAACCTGCGGCATACTTTGTTGCGACTGTCATTGCGTTGCTTCGTGACCATGCAGCCAAGGCAAATGAAGTCAAAAGCTCGTTTAACCGGCGGTTGAATGAAAAGGAATACTTTGAACTCATAGCAAATCTGTCCGGTGTACATATGTATTGA
- a CDS encoding BMP family ABC transporter substrate-binding protein, with protein MRRFLVVMLGLMLTLAPVFAQGNNETKKNADDGKLKVTLLVTGSFGDKAFNDSALAGVNMIKSKLGDKVAINTVEMGTDKSKYESAVLDVADSGTDIIVTGLWEMAQVIQDVAPQYPDKKFILFDTSVDYSAGDYSNVYSISYRQNQAGFLAGVLAAGVTKSDMPECNPQATIGFIGAKENAAVINDSAVGYVEGAKFIDPNIKVLVSYVGSYVDSATAKELALTQYSNGADIVFVAAGPASVGAIEAAFDSQKYIIGVDSDQAAAYADNSNAKYIISSALKNVGMSIYNSISQDLAGTLPYGHSETQGLSSDAVGLAMNSIYESEVPATVKQQVADAKKSLIEGKVKVNTAYGMEFDKLKAIINSAQ; from the coding sequence ATGAGAAGATTTCTTGTAGTCATGCTCGGACTCATGCTGACATTGGCTCCCGTTTTCGCACAAGGAAACAACGAGACGAAGAAAAACGCCGATGACGGTAAACTTAAAGTCACATTGCTGGTGACGGGATCCTTCGGGGACAAGGCATTCAACGATTCTGCACTCGCAGGCGTCAATATGATCAAGTCAAAGCTTGGTGATAAAGTTGCAATAAATACTGTTGAAATGGGAACGGACAAGTCTAAGTACGAAAGTGCCGTCCTTGATGTGGCCGACAGCGGTACGGATATCATTGTCACCGGTCTATGGGAAATGGCCCAGGTCATCCAGGATGTTGCTCCGCAATATCCTGACAAGAAATTTATTCTTTTCGATACATCCGTGGATTATAGTGCCGGAGATTATTCGAATGTGTATTCGATCAGCTACAGACAGAACCAGGCAGGTTTCCTTGCAGGCGTCCTTGCCGCAGGTGTTACGAAATCTGATATGCCAGAGTGTAACCCGCAGGCTACCATCGGTTTCATAGGAGCAAAGGAAAATGCTGCGGTTATCAACGATAGTGCTGTCGGTTATGTAGAAGGTGCCAAGTTCATTGACCCCAACATCAAGGTATTGGTTTCATATGTCGGTTCCTATGTTGACTCAGCTACGGCAAAGGAACTTGCACTTACACAGTATTCCAATGGTGCTGACATCGTATTTGTTGCTGCCGGACCTGCATCTGTGGGGGCTATCGAAGCTGCCTTTGACAGCCAGAAGTACATTATCGGTGTCGATTCTGACCAAGCTGCTGCCTATGCTGACAATTCCAATGCAAAATATATCATTTCCTCTGCCCTGAAGAATGTCGGAATGTCAATCTACAACAGTATCAGCCAAGATCTGGCAGGGACATTGCCGTATGGTCATTCCGAAACCCAGGGGCTTTCCAGTGATGCTGTCGGACTTGCCATGAACTCCATCTATGAATCAGAAGTTCCGGCTACGGTCAAGCAACAAGTAGCTGATGCCAAGAAGTCTTTGATCGAAGGTAAGGTCAAGGTCAATACCGCTTACGGCATGGAATTCGACAAGCTTAAAGCAATCATCAACAGTGCCCAATAA